The DNA window tcaagtttgttgatcttttcaaagaactaacttttggcatcattgatttttctctgttggcCTACTATTTTCTTATATATCTCTGCTCTACTCTTTATTTCCTTCGTTTTGCTAGCTTTGGGTTGGTTTGCTCCTTTCTGCCCCCTTTTTCTTTAAGGTGTGAAGTTAGGTTATTGATTagacatgtgatttttttttctattttaatgtagCCATTGATgtctataaatttccctctgaacactgcttttgctgcagcccatgTTTTATGATatgttgttcttttgttttgtggttgtggtggtggtggttggcCACACCCCAtggcaggcgggatcttagttccccgaccagagatcgaacccttgccccctgcagtggaagcgcggtgtcttaaccgctggaccaccagggaagtccctcaatcttttaaaatttcttgagtGGCTTAATATATGGTCTACTCTGGAGAATCTTCTGTGTGTACTTGGGAAaacagtgtattctgttgtttttgtgtgAAGTATTATATATCTgttaggtttaatttttttttaatagtgttgCTCAGGTCCTCTATTTCCTATTTGAATTTCTGAGtagttattttattcattactgAAGGTATTGaagtttccaaattattttagtaatacctatttctcccttcaattctgtcattttttgCTTCAGATATTAGGTATGTATAggtttataattcttatatcttcttgattGATTGACTCTTTTATTAAtatacagtgtccttctttgactcttctaacagttttttgactTGAAgcctgttttgtctgatattgatGGAGCCACTTGCTATCAGTTTGTTTTCCCCCAAAAGATGTTGAGTACCTGTGAATGTAACATTACCTGGAAGTAGAATCGTTGAGTTTCTTGTCTGTGtagatttgtgtctttttttatatttgggggtatttttgtcctttatttctcCAAGTATTCTTTCTGCTTCATTCTCTgctctccttctgagactctgTATGTTGATTTGCTTAATGGTCCCCCACAGGTCTCTTAGtctctgttaatttttcttcatttttttctttctattcttcagACTAGATGCTCTCAGTTGTGACGTATCTTAAAGTTTGCTGATTTGTCTCCTTTCTCAAATCTGCTGTTTAATGAAACCCTCTAAtcagtttttcatttcagatattataCTTTTCAGCCCTAGAATTTctgtttcgttcctttttataatttctgtctttttgttgGCACTTTTCTATTTGTTGAGACATCATTctcctgatttcctttagttctttgtcaGTGATTTCCTTTAGCTGTttgagcatattttaaaaaatcatattctttGTCTTGTGTGGTCTCTCTAAAGGCTCTGTTTGGTTAAGCTTGTGCCCAACGTGTGAtttgacagagatttccttacaTGGCTTGTTTAACTTTTGTCTTGCTTCAGTGTTTACTTGGTTGCTGTAAACCTATGACTATATCCCAGAGTTCTTACAAAGTTGATTCTGGcaggtgtgtggtgtgtgtgtttctgaCAAGGGACCTTTTTGCTGATGTCACTCTATgacaatgcttttttttaaactatagagtTTTATGGAATGGGTATGTTATTCAATAAAAATAGGCTATTATGCTTTATAAGGATAAGCAGTTCTCATCAAATTGCTGTTATTTGTCCAGTGGATAATATCCACAGCATGAGAAGATGTGGGCATACAGTCCTTTCATCATGAAGTATAAAAGAGCTTTATTGAGTATAGGAAGTTATGGAATAGGTTTAAAGTCCAAATTAGCATAGCTGGGtttagtaaaagaaataattttcttttcattgtttaatGTTCAGTACTTTATGGAGGGTATTGAATTGCTCCCTTTGAAGAAATTTTCTCAAAAGTAGCCATGACCTACATGTAAAAGTCCTTGATTACTAGTCTCAAGACAGGATTTTTAAATCCAGGTCTGCTTAGATAactgtgatcttgaacaagttgTCTTCATTGGCATTCCAGTTACTGTAAGGGGAAAATTCATTGGATTGTACTTAGACTAGTTAATCTTTAAGATATTTTCAACtgtaaactttttattattattattttgacacTTGAAGTAGCTCAGATAGTAGAAAGGTAAAAAAGGCATTTTAATGGTGAAAGGGAGGTCAAAGGAAACGCATATCTGATTTAATAATTATGTCCGTTTATTTTAAAGTTCCCACTGCTATTCATATCTGCATTTCAAATGAATGTTATTTCATTACCTTAATATGTTCTCATAAAACTTTCAAACAATGTAGTTAAAGCTGACATAGCCCCCAGTCACCACCTTGTTCCACAGTGGAGGAAACTATAGTTTttcagatcatttttttaaaggttaagcaaaaaaaattaccatactatgtgtgtgtgtgtgtgtgtgtgtgtgtatgaagttttattttttccatttaacaacATTTTTGCCGGTAATTCCATGTCATTTTTTACAGATACCtccatatattttattctgtcttGGTGATATACCATGGTTTATTTAATAAACAGTGTCTCCTTAATATGGAGAGTTAGgttatttccatcttttggctattataaacatgTTATAGTGAACCTCCATGTGCCAGTTTATTTTCCTAGGGTAGATACTTTGAGGTGGAATTACTGGAAGTATTTTTGGACCTTCCCTGGAAGGTGACCAGTATTTATCTCAATTTCTTGAAATCTGTCCAGGAGTAGTGttgtgatatatagatataaatagatagatttatttatttataccacgggtatacacacatatatataatatttggaCATTTTACGGACGTGGGTTTTATAAGTGTGATTATAGttttgtaggataaattcctagtaGTTGAAATTAATGTGAAAAGGTATATGTACTTATAATTTTGATAGATGTTGCCAAATTGTCCTTTATAGAAAGGTTTTGCTGGTGTTCACACTGTTATCTCTATTAAGAGTTCCTATTTTCCTACAGCCTTGCCAATACAAACATTTGGATCATTGCCAATATGCTAGGGGAACAATACTACAGCAATATGATTTTCATTTGAGTTTCTCTTGTTATGAGTGGATTGAgctttgttgtcattgtttttgtttgttcatatgTCTGAAAACCATATGTTTTTTCTGAGTTGCCATTTTTCTGTTGGGCTGTTAGACTTTGCTTATAGAGGAATTTGCCATGCAGAAAACTTTATGTTTATATAGTCAAATGTATCAGTCTTAAGACCTAAAATTCTGTGCTATTCTTAGAAAGGACTTCCATTCTGAGATTATTAAAAGGATCTTCCATGGTCAATATAGGCTCACTTCTAATATACTAAGTAAAATTATTGAATAGAATCAAGGGAAGGCATTCCTACCATGGAATTCCTCTTTATGGAATTCCTCTTCAGTACTTACTTGAAGCATTGTTTGATTATTAAATTGTCTAGACGTATGCTTCTTTCTTATAGTAGATCTGGTCATCTTTTTGGGACCACtcactcaatttagtttcttctGTCTTAGATCTAAAGGTTAAAATATAGAACAAAAGGTTAGATCTTAGGTATATTTCTCTTAgcattattttttagtatatatataaaatatactatacGTGTAAAATAACTACTTTGCAACATACAAAGTTTTTTCTTTAGACTGATGACAATAAGGATAAGTTTTACCAAATTTTCCTCTCATCTTGTTGTTTCTATTATATCAGTAaaattctgaggtttttttttctcccccccaccccggggtggaggggagaaaaaaaaacatcatCTTTCCATTGACTATATTTATAATAGTAGATATACAGAGATTGTTATTGGTTAActataaactttaaaagaatggtgtatgttttcatttagatcccaaggaagagaaagaggaagaaggttCTACTGTCCCTCAGGAAGTTTCCGTTGCCGCAACTAAGCCTAGTCGGGGCTGGCGCAGCAGTAGCAGGACATCTGCCTCTCGGCATCGTGACACAGAGAACACCCGAAGCTCTAGGTCCAAGACTGGTTCATTGCAACTCATCTGCAAGTCAGAACCAAATACAGATCAGCTTGATTATGGTACAGTGAATATAGAGTATGGTTATTTAATAACCAGTTGCCTGTTGATTTTAAACGTAATGTTGAACATTTACCAGAACAGCTTAACTTTCAGGGGTAAGTGTGGTGTTATAGGAAGGATTCCTTTTTGACATTTTGCAGATAATTCTCCTTTTGTATAATTACCCTAGGCAGTAATTTGGTTTGAGTCTCTTGGCTGCAGAGAGAAAATATCTATACCTACATAgataaagttttgttttggacTTTTTCTAGATGTTGCAGAAGAGCATCAGTCTCCAGGTGGCATTAGGTAAGAaacttttcatatttcatatttaaaccCTTGGGGACGTAGAACACAGTCAGTCATATCACATGACTCAGAAGTTGTTTTCTACTTGAAATAATAGTCAATTGTTTTTTAACTCTTAGTGTCACTGAGCCATCATTGCCTTGCCTTTATTTAATGAAGTGATAGCATGTCtaagatttatgtattttttgttccAATTATTATTCTTTAGGATAAAGCAGCTAGATTGCAGTCCAACTACACCATAAGAATGAAAATCCTAGATAACTTACTGTAAATCTTCAGCTACCTCTaaataaattactgaataaaATCAAGTCAGATATAATTCGTATAGCTGGAATTTCTAATctctatttgcttctttttagcagtgatgaggaggaagaggaggaagaagagatgtTGATCAGTGAAGAAGAAATACCATTCAAAGATGATCCAAGAGATGAGACCTACAAACCCCACTTAGAAAGGTATGTCTCAGGTTTGTCAGTGAAAAATAAGTTAGGAAAGCATTGTTGCATGCTTTTATTTCACCTTGTTGCCAAACTAATGGATATGGACTTAATTTTAAATGAGTAATTAATTATGCACTTGTTTTGCAAATCTAACATTATCTTATTACTCCCTCATACAGCCCTCTCTTCCATTTATAGAACTTTGTTTTGATCATATTCAAATTATTATGATGTCTGCCTGTTTTATCTTAAGGTATCATGAATTGCCTGAAtacttagaattttttatttttgtttctctttacagCTATAGTGAGATTTGATTCTAAGGCATTGTTAGCTTGCGGAGGGGGCGGGTCATCTCATAGGCTCTAAATATATGTATGATGTACATATGAGGAACAGCTGGCTGGAAACCACATTTCTTGGACTGAGgagcataattttattttattttattttttaaattttttaaattttgcatttattcattttatatattatgaacatattcttttttttttaatttattttatttatttatttttggttgtgttgggtctttgttgctgtgcgtaggctttctctggttgtggcgagcaggggctactcttcgttacggtgcacgggcttctcaatgcggtggcttctcttgttgcggagcatgggctgtaggtgtgtgggcttcagtagttgcggtgcacgggcttagttgctccgcagcacgtgggatcttcccggaccagaattggcaggcgattcttaaccactgcgccaccagggaagcctgaggagcataattttataataaatcaatGATAACTCCTGGCTTTACCCTTTTGTCACAGTTGTCCTTGAAAGGGTCCTTTGCTGGATACCAGTgttgaaatatatttgtattttcaggGAAACCCCAAAGCCACGGAGAAAATCAGGGAaggtgaaagaagagaaagagaagaaagaaataaaagtggaagTAGAGGTAGAGGtgaaagaagaagagaatgaaattagagaagATGAGGAGCCTCCTAGGAAGTGAGTAGGCAGTTACtactaaaaatggaaatttaacagATTTTCAAGCCACTAGTGGAAAAAGGGTAGGAGTGTGAGGAATGATATTGACATATACATATTGCTGTCTCAAGCAGCTGACAGTTTCATTGGAAAGACTCTGCTCAAAAGCTTCAAAAGTTTAATTCAAAGCAATACTTAAGAGACGTTCAATTGAGTGGGTAGGACAATAATAGCTATAGGGATGCCGAGGAGGTAGAGATAGCAAGAAAATACGGCAAATATGGATCCTCAGAAGAGGGGCAAATAAAGCAAGTGATGTAATAACCTTGATCAGGTGAAAATTTGGGCTAGCAATTATTTCCTGTTGCAGAAATAGCTTTTTTTAAGTTTGTAGGCTTTTGTTTCTATTGCAAGGAGAGTATAGTTTATATTCTTAGGGTTTTTAGATAATAGACGCgtttattctactttttaaattgattaaatatAAGTGATAGACTTTTCACTGAAACAAGTCTTCAAGTAGTAACCTTGAGGTTTATCCAAATCTTCCATAGAAATGTGTAGTTTATGAAAGGTATATATTTTAACTTGTGGTGCAGACTTATTTGTAAGTGAAATTGCTTCAGAGTGAAATCGTTTTTTGGTTTGCCAGATATGTCTTTGGCTTTATGTATTCTGGGTTATCCTTTGTTTCTGCCACCTGCTCTTTGGTCTTGAGTATATGTCCTCAGCTCTCCTTTACTATATAAGCTTCAATCTGGAATATGTGCACAGTTACTCTGCTCTTTAATtacaggagaggaagaaggcGAAAAGATGACAAAAGTCCACGATTACCCAAAAGGAGGTGAGTAATTGATCCTCCTGCTGTGTTGTGCCTTCTTTCTGGTGGTGGGCGCTTCGCTCACATGTTCAGCCCTCATAATTATCCTGTGGAAATGGCTAgttaaaaatttcacaaaagcAACTTCATTAGTGTCCTCGATGCAGAGTtactatgtttttatttccattgcagGATCTTaaagtttctaaaaattttaagactTCTTTGCCTTTTGGGGAGTTACTAGTTTGTTTTGTGCTCTTTTGTAAAAACTCTAAACATTTGGCAGTTTCTGGTTACCTCTAACATAAATTCTGTGCAAGCTATAAACTTAGAGATTTTAATTCTTCATACTGTAAAATAGCTATTCCCTATAGTGCAGTTTGGCCACTGTGCCGACTGCCTCTTCTCTGTTGCTAACTTTTCTCCTACATATCGCTAATAGGAAAAAGCCTCCAATCCAGTATGTCCGATGTGAGATGGAAGGATGTGGAACTGTTCTTGCTCACCCTCGCTATTTGCAGGTCAGTGAAGTTGTTAAATAAGGCAGCCTTGCAGGTTACGTTCCATTACTAGTTCTCATACTTCATGAGAGTTTACAGTTTGTGGACTTGTGTAGGCTTTATCATTAAATGTGTAATGTCAAGGAAAATCTTTTTGTAAACATCAAATTACTTCAgttgagtttttgttgttgttttttaagtgaTTTAGAACCTGAGCTTAAATATTTCCGTGGGATCTTGGAATATTCCAGTGTTtttcatggtgtaaatactcctgaTACAAGAAATGATTGCGTAACaacacaccaagacacagtggaacagattttattttaatgtgtatttttaaagaataaaattagcaACTAAAACCAGTGACTTTTTGAATCCTATTtagaataaattctaaaatttttagtttttaggtttcttttttttttaagtgagcagggtttttaaaaataattttatataaattgctGTGCAttctgcatgtttttaaaaatttattttttattttactttatttttggctgctttgggtctttgttgctgcgtgcgagttttctctagttgtggcgagcgggggctactctttgttgcggttcgcgggcttctcattgcagtggcttctcttgttgcggagcacgggctgtaggcgtgcaggcttcagtagttgtggctcacgggctctagagcacaggctcagtagttgtggtgcatgggcttagttgctccgcggcatgtgggatcttcccagaccagaactcgaacctgtgtcccctgcattggcaggcggattgttaaccactgcgccaccagggaagtcccagattttttttaatgagtaaagATACAGCTTGTATTTAGGTCTGGCAGAAAACATGAAGGTGAAATACTAATTACTAGAGCTTAAGAAGTGTTTGATCTTTATTTAGCAGCAAGTATAACATAAGACTAAGGCCTTACTTTCTGATTCTGGTTCTACTATAATAATGATAGCTACGCTTCTTTTGTCACGTACTATTTGCTGCACTAAGCACTGTACGATATATGATCTCTGTATTCCCACAACAACACTACAACACAGTtaatcattatctccattttacgaATGAGAACTAGAGCTTGTAATATATGTAATGTAATATGTAAGTATTATATTCTAAGATCATGCTGCTGGTGAATGACAGACCCAGAATGGAATCACCATCTATCGGTTTCTGTAGCCTATGTTTGTAATCATTTTATTATACTGCTTCCTGTTCATATACAGAGTATTTGGTTTTCCTTCAGCACTTTTGACTTAGCAAAGGAATGAGCTAAGCTAAGCTTTCTGGAATCCTTAATTTTTATCCCCCTTCACTTTCTTTTACTGTTCTAGCACCACATTAAATATCAGCATTTGCTGAAGAAGAAATACGTATGTCCCCATCCCTCCTGTGGACGACTCTTCAGGCTCCAGAAGCAACTTCTACGACATGCCAAACATCatacaggtattttttaaataaaatgtttatcaaGTAGCTAAATTCTCTGATTCAACATCACCAAGTTTGTTTTACAGCTAAGAAACCAGAGGCTGAGCAACATTAGGTAACTTGCccgtggtcacacagctagttttTAGCAGAACCGGGGTTTTCTAATTCTGCCTCAGGTAAATAGATACTTGTAGTAACTACCTGGGCTGAAAATGAGGAGTCTGTGGAGAAAGCGGGAGCGGCCAGGAGGCTGCTTATAGTGTATGTTGCCTACTGAGACGCTCCCGAGACGTCTGCTCCTCCTGGGGTCATGAAGGCTAGCTACTGAATTCACATGTAACCTCCTGTAGGAGCCGTTGactcaaaaagagaaacagaatgtcTTTGTAATACATGTTATGGAATGGATGCAGACATCATTCATTTTTATCCACTTGACAGTCTCAGTGCAGTGCAGCTCATAGGAGCAAACTGGGCTGGGAATTAGTGGTAATTGAGCACATGCCAGACACttgagtatttattatatgttatattctTAATAATCCTTAGAGGGTAAGACTAGGAGTTCCAGTAACAGAGATTTCATGTCTCTTGCACAAGGTCATATGGTCAGTGTCATATATATACCCTTTCCATCATTTACTAAATGTGTGACTTAGGAACGTTActtaatttcttctctcttttcctcatttgtaaaataaagctaATAATGTTACCGATAACACTGAGTTATTacaaggatgaaatgagataacctATAAAGTGCTGTTTACTGCGCAGGGCCGGGCACCTGATAGCACCACGATTTAAACTCAGGTCTTAATCACTCCAAAGTCTACTGTCTTTGCATTACACTGTGTTTCTTCAGAGAGTATACTGTCTCCACTGTTTCTTGGTAGAAGCTGCCATTTCTCCACTCCTTCTCCCTGCTACACTGTTTTATCCTATGGAAAAGTAATTTCTGACAACCAGTTTAGACTGTTCTAGTTAAATATTACAAGCCTACTATGACAAACAGTGTTTTAGAAATTCAGTCCATTCTAGATATTTATATTTGGTTGATACAGTTTTATGATGTCAGTGTTAGAgagttttccttttccaaattaGTGTTTACTGGCTCCCTTtgaaaatataatgtatttaagCAAATGGAATGCCCCACATGGGTTTGTCATGCGACTGTGGAGCTAGAAAAGTGGACAAGACCTGAGAGATACTAAGAAATTGTCCCTGAGTTAGAAGTATGCATTTTTAGACCCTACCACTCATTATGTAGAACATAGACCAGCAAACATTGGCATCACTTTAGCTCCATTTAGAGATGGAGAATCTCAGGCCTTGCCTTAGACCAACTGAATCAGCATCTGCATCTAATAAGATCCCCAGGTGAGTCCTTAGtacattcaagtttgagaaaaaCTTGACTCTTCTCCCACACTTGGTTTTAGAACTGTTTGGGATGGAATGTAAGATTAAATTGGATACTGTTTGCCTTTTAACTtatccttgtgtttttttttttttttaaagaaattcgcATTCTTATTTATTgatcgattgattgattgattgctgtgttgggtcttcgtttctgtgcgagggctttctctagttgtggcaagcggggaccactcttcatcgcggtgcgcgggcctctcactatcgcggcctctcttgttgcggagcacaggctccaggcgcgcaggctcagtagtcgtggctcatgggcctagttgctctgcggcatgtgggatcttcccagaccagggctcgaacccgtgtcccctgcattggcaggcagattctcaaccactgcgccaccagggaagcccctatccttGTGTTTTTACTGTGActatttctagtagtttttaaGTAAAAGGCATAGAAGATGGGTAGTGgccatttattcagcaaatgtaTGTTGAGCATCTGTTTGTCCACTTTCTCCCCAGCCACTCGATAGAGAAGAAATTAAGTCCAGTCTTCCTTTGCCCCACAGAATTTTTGAGAGAAGTTTAAATTGTTTATCTTgggtaacttttttaaaaatctgaaatagaagaTATGAGTAGCACTTTATATGTGGGTCACTTTTCTTTAGGGAATGCCGAattcatttgttgttgttgaacgCCAGATCCTTTATATGTAAGCATTCAGCTTTCACAGTCTGTGAAAAAAGCTGTTTTAAGAATAAAAGCTATGTAAAATGTAGTTGTTTACTTGCTAGCCAATTTATCCAAGGTCTGGATTACTGGTAAAGTTGAGATTAGGATTCCAGTTCTCATATTTCTGTCTagctgtgttttttatttttgttttttaaaataggttcGTATGCTACTGAATGAATGGactaaaaagagataaaaatgatattatttacttttaagttttgtttatcCAAAGTGCTTATACATTAAAAACAGTATTGCTTTTCCTCTAAATTCACCTGCCTGGTCATCTGCTTACTTGTTGTAAGCTAGGAAAAAATACTTAAGAGGGATTCTAAATGGAACACTAAATAAccacattgtttttcttcttagatcAAAGAGATTATATCTGTGAATACTGTGCTCGAGCCTTCAAGAGTTCCCACAATCTGGCAGTGCACCGGATGATTCACACTGGCGAGAAGCCATTACAGTGAGTACTTATTTACTGGTGAACATCTGGGGTCTAAGTGCATATACCCCACTTGAGGGTTAGACCCTTTACAAACATTTCAGCTGGCACTGCTATTTTACTTTTACCAAATTAAAGAGTGGGTATTGATTAAGGGAGCTACTTAGTCacgtttttcttttgttttcctctttttcaaacaaacagaaaggagaaaaaatcaGATTAGTTTTCTATCTATTAACTTTTCCTAATCTTTCACAAGAAGTATATATTACTGACTGTCACTTATAAATGTGACCTCTAAATTCTCACCCTGACCCTAAATGAGAGgtctctttatttctctatttgaTCAGCCATTTCCTTTTTCACTCTCCTTAGATGCGAGATCTGTGGATTTACTTGTCGGCAAAAGGCATCCCTTAATTGGCACATGAAGAAGCATGATGCAGACTCCTTCTACCAGTTTTCTTGCAATATCTGTGGCAAAAAATTTGAGAAGAAGGACAGCGTAGTGGCTCACAAAGCAAAAAGCCACCCTGAGGTGCTGATTGCCGAAGctctggctgccaatgca is part of the Balaenoptera musculus isolate JJ_BM4_2016_0621 chromosome 8, mBalMus1.pri.v3, whole genome shotgun sequence genome and encodes:
- the ZFP91 gene encoding E3 ubiquitin-protein ligase ZFP91 isoform X1; this encodes MPGETEEPRPPEQQDQEGGEAAAAKAAPEEPQQQPPEAAAAAPGGTTSSRVLRGGRDRGRAAAAAAAAVSRRRKAEYPRRRRSSPSARPPDAPGQQSQAAKPPSPAQGKKSPRLLCIEKVSSDKDPKEEKEEEGSTVPQEVSVAATKPSRGWRSSSRTSASRHRDTENTRSSRSKTGSLQLICKSEPNTDQLDYDVAEEHQSPGGISSDEEEEEEEEMLISEEEIPFKDDPRDETYKPHLERETPKPRRKSGKVKEEKEKKEIKVEVEVEVKEEENEIREDEEPPRKRGRRRKDDKSPRLPKRRKKPPIQYVRCEMEGCGTVLAHPRYLQHHIKYQHLLKKKYVCPHPSCGRLFRLQKQLLRHAKHHTDQRDYICEYCARAFKSSHNLAVHRMIHTGEKPLQCEICGFTCRQKASLNWHMKKHDADSFYQFSCNICGKKFEKKDSVVAHKAKSHPEVLIAEALAANAGALITSTDILGTNPESLTQPADGQGLPLLPEPLGNSTSGECLLLEAEGMSKSYCSGTERVSLMADGKIFVGSGSSGGTEGLVMNSDILGATTEVLIEDSDSTGP
- the ZFP91 gene encoding E3 ubiquitin-protein ligase ZFP91 isoform X3 → MPGETEEPRPPEQQDQEGGEAAAAKAAPEEPQQQPPEAAAAAPGGTTSSRVLRGGRDRGRAAAAAAAAVSRRRKAEYPRRRRSSPSARPPDAPGQQSQAAKPPSPAQGKKSPRLLCIEKVSSDKDPKEEKEEEGSTVPQEVSVAATKPSRGWRSSSRTSASRHRDTENTRSSRSKTGSLQLICKSEPNTDQLDYDVAEEHQSPGGISSDEEEEEEEEMLISEEEIPFKDDPRDETYKPHLERRGRRRKDDKSPRLPKRRKKPPIQYVRCEMEGCGTVLAHPRYLQHHIKYQHLLKKKYVCPHPSCGRLFRLQKQLLRHAKHHTDQRDYICEYCARAFKSSHNLAVHRMIHTGEKPLQCEICGFTCRQKASLNWHMKKHDADSFYQFSCNICGKKFEKKDSVVAHKAKSHPEVLIAEALAANAGALITSTDILGTNPESLTQPADGQGLPLLPEPLGNSTSGECLLLEAEGMSKSYCSGTERVSLMADGKIFVGSGSSGGTEGLVMNSDILGATTEVLIEDSDSTGP
- the ZFP91 gene encoding E3 ubiquitin-protein ligase ZFP91 isoform X4; translated protein: MPGETEEPRPPEQQDQEGGEAAAAKAAPEEPQQQPPEAAAAAPGGTTSSRVLRGGRDRGRAAAAAAAAVSRRRKAEYPRRRRSSPSARPPDAPGQQSQAAKPPSPAQGKKSPRLLCIEKVSSDKDPKEEKEEEGSTVPQEVSVAATKPSRGWRSSSRTSASRHRDTENTRSSRSKTGSLQLICKSEPNTDQLDYDVAEEHQSPGGISDEEEEEEEEMLISEEEIPFKDDPRDETYKPHLERRGRRRKDDKSPRLPKRRKKPPIQYVRCEMEGCGTVLAHPRYLQHHIKYQHLLKKKYVCPHPSCGRLFRLQKQLLRHAKHHTDQRDYICEYCARAFKSSHNLAVHRMIHTGEKPLQCEICGFTCRQKASLNWHMKKHDADSFYQFSCNICGKKFEKKDSVVAHKAKSHPEVLIAEALAANAGALITSTDILGTNPESLTQPADGQGLPLLPEPLGNSTSGECLLLEAEGMSKSYCSGTERVSLMADGKIFVGSGSSGGTEGLVMNSDILGATTEVLIEDSDSTGP
- the ZFP91 gene encoding E3 ubiquitin-protein ligase ZFP91 isoform X2, with the translated sequence MPGETEEPRPPEQQDQEGGEAAAAKAAPEEPQQQPPEAAAAAPGGTTSSRVLRGGRDRGRAAAAAAAAVSRRRKAEYPRRRRSSPSARPPDAPGQQSQAAKPPSPAQGKKSPRLLCIEKVSSDKDPKEEKEEEGSTVPQEVSVAATKPSRGWRSSSRTSASRHRDTENTRSSRSKTGSLQLICKSEPNTDQLDYDVAEEHQSPGGISDEEEEEEEEMLISEEEIPFKDDPRDETYKPHLERETPKPRRKSGKVKEEKEKKEIKVEVEVEVKEEENEIREDEEPPRKRGRRRKDDKSPRLPKRRKKPPIQYVRCEMEGCGTVLAHPRYLQHHIKYQHLLKKKYVCPHPSCGRLFRLQKQLLRHAKHHTDQRDYICEYCARAFKSSHNLAVHRMIHTGEKPLQCEICGFTCRQKASLNWHMKKHDADSFYQFSCNICGKKFEKKDSVVAHKAKSHPEVLIAEALAANAGALITSTDILGTNPESLTQPADGQGLPLLPEPLGNSTSGECLLLEAEGMSKSYCSGTERVSLMADGKIFVGSGSSGGTEGLVMNSDILGATTEVLIEDSDSTGP